One Tripterygium wilfordii isolate XIE 37 chromosome 10, ASM1340144v1, whole genome shotgun sequence DNA segment encodes these proteins:
- the LOC120007452 gene encoding zinc finger protein GAI-ASSOCIATED FACTOR 1-like — protein sequence MSNFLQEFEEDEQQQSTMITHSSNGSPIARETYPDAEVVALSPRTLMATNRYICEVCHKGFQRDQNLQLHRRGHNLPWKLKQRPSTQTKKRVYICPEPSCVHHDPSRALGDLTGIKKHFCRKHGEKKWKCDKCSKRYAVQSDWKAHTKICGTREYRCDCGTIFSRKDSFVTHRAFCDALTEENNKEKQNQEIMGGLLQNQGQEFFTSSLPTSNSSPNTNTMMNLSISSENIDNSLKPLSLNSGGVMMSWNLDPLFHTRTSRPYLGSVGGSNSSPTAIGSAYTSATALLQKAAEMGTKISDNTIAPILLRGFTGYSTSSMNSSGPVQESSSGVGNNMGLIFLNNSGLYAGDQQMLDTNMDPRPYNISQTGLFQSPMFVNSENGKSDNITGGEAFMGGGEKLTVDFLGIEPAAHSNIGKKRSYHDSAMGLECSNEQRTLYNLHSQW from the exons GGTTGTAGCATTGTCTCCAAGGACTCTAATGGCGACGAATCGGTACATTTGTGAGGTGTGTCATAAAGGGTTCCAGAGAGATCAGAATCTTCAGCTCCATCGGAGAGGGCACAACTTGCCATGGAAGCTGAAGCAAAGGCCTAGCACACAGACGAAGAAGAGGGTGTATATCTGTCCCGAGCCGAGTTGTGTGCACCATGACCCAAGTAGGGCTTTAGGTGACTTAACTGGCATAAAGAAGCATTTCTGCAGAAAGCATGGAGAGAAGAAATGGAAATGCGACAAGTGCTCGAAACGTTATGCTGTTCAATCAGATTGGAAGGCACACACAAAGATATGTGGAACCAGAGAATATCGTTGTGATTGCGGAACAATCTTCTCAAG GAAAGACAGCTTCGTCACGCACAGAGCCTTCTGTGATGCATTGAcagaagagaataacaaagaaaaGCAGAACCAGGAAATCATGGGAGGGTTGTTGCAGAACCAAGGACAAGAATTTTTCACTTCATCCTTGCCCACCTCCAATTCCAGTCCAAACACAAACACTATGATGAATTTGTCAATTTCTTCTGAGAACATTGACAATTCCCTGAAGCCATTATCTTTGAACTCAGGAGGTGTTATGATGTCATGGAACTTAGACCCATTATTCCATACAAGAACTTCTCGACCATACTTAGGTTCTGTTGGTGGATCAAATTCTAGTCCAACAGCAATTGGCTCGGCTTACACATCTGCAACTGCCTTATTACAGAAAGCTGCAGAAATGGGTACTAAGATCAGTGATAACACTATCGCGCCAATTCTTCTAAGGGGATTTACCGGCTACTCTACTAGTAGCATGAACTCATCCGGGCCTGTCCAGGAGAGTTCTTCAGGAGTTGGTAACAACATGGGGCTGATTTTTCTCAACAACAGTGGCTTATATGCTGGAGATCAACAAATGCTTGATACAAACATGGATCCAAGACCTTACAACATTTCCCAAACAGGATTATTTCAGTCTCCCATGTTTGTGAACTCAGAAAATGGAAAGTCTGATAATATAACCGGAGGAGAAGCATTCATGGGAGGAGGTGAAAAACTGACCGTTGATTTCTTAGGGATCGAACCAGCAGCACATTCGAATATTGGGAAGAAACGAAGCTACCATGATAGTGCAATGGGGTTGGAGTGCTCAAATGAACAGCGGACCCTGTACAATTTGCACTCACAGTGGTGA
- the LOC120007450 gene encoding probable protein S-acyltransferase 7, which produces MQGKMYTAPPPPMLSDSSRRIIESNGPNLRVYQVWKGSNRFCLGGRLIFGPDARSIFLTVSLIVIPVILFCAFVSQRLINEFHPQIGNLIVVTCVVFTSYVLVLLFLTSGRDPGIIPRNPHPPEPEDDGSSVSSDWPGSQLVAHNLPLTKDVVVNGIIVKVKYCQTCMLYRPPRCSHCSICNNCVDRFDHHCPWVGQCVGKRNYRFFFMFVSSTTMICLYVFAFCWVNIKVTMNTYHCNLWKAFLKSPVSGVLILYTFMTAWFVGGLTAFHLYLIFTNQTTYENFRYHYKAKMNPYDLGCLGNIVEVFFSKIPSSKNNFREKVEGNSSSVFAKSMSLSHARSPEMLKTSFDIEAGKRQAVADEDFEEIQSQIDSVGGLERCGTEPRHTHRDHKPSWEITPEARMLAADFGMQHGFEGRRKINGVL; this is translated from the exons ATGCAGGGAAAGATGTACACAGCTCCACCGCCTCCTATGCTTTCCGACTCCAGCAGAAGGATTATCGAGTCCAATGGACCAAACCTTCGTGTTTATCAAGTCTGGAAAGGAAGCAAT AGATTCTGCCTTGGAGGTAGACTCATATTTGGTCCGGATGCCAGGTCAATATTCCTTACGGTGTCCCTTATTGTGATTCCGGTGATcctattttgtgcttttgtttcTCAAAGACTCATCAATGAATTCCATCCCCAAATAGGGAATCTTATTGTAGTAACGTGTGTTGTCTTCACATCATAT gTTCTTGTTCTTCTCTTCCTTACATCTGGGAGAGATCCTGGTATTATCCCTCGCAATCCTCATCCTCCGGAACCAGAAGATGATGGCTCAAGTGTCTCTTCAGATTGGCCAGGAAGTCAACTTGTTGCTCATAATTTGCCACTTACAAAAGATGTCGTGGTTAATGGGATCATAGTCAAGGTCAAATATTGTCAAACATGCATGCTGTATCGCCCACCAAGATGTTCTCATTGCTCTATATGCAATAACTGTGTTGATCGTTTTGATCATCATTGTCCTTGGGTGGGGCAATGTGTTGGGAAG AGGAACTACAGAttcttttttatgtttgtgTCTTCCACAACCATGATCTGCCTTTATGTTTTCGCATTCTGCTGGGTAAACATCAAGGTTACGATGAATACTTATCATTGTAACCTCTGGAAGGCTTTTCTAAAGTCACCGGTTTCAGGTGTGCTAATATTGTATACGTTCATGACTGCTTGGTTTGTTGGGGGTCTCACCGCATTTCATCTCTACTTGATATTCACCAATCAG ACAACTTATGAGAATTTTCGTTACCATTACAAAGCAAAGATGAATCCTTACGACCTTGGCTGTCTTGGTAATATTGTGGAGGTTTTCTTCTCTAAAATTCCCAGTTCCAAGAACAACTTCAGGGAAAAGGTCGAAGGGAACTCATCTTCTGTCTTTGCTAAGTCAATGTCCTTGAGCCATGCCCGGAGCCCAGAGATGCTGAAAACAAGCTTTGACATAGAGGCGGGGAAGCGGCAGGCTGTAGCCGATGAGGATTTTGAAGAGATCCAAAGTCAGATTGATAGTGTTGGTGGACTAGAGAGGTGTGGAACCGAGCCACGTCACACACATCGTGATCACAAACCCAGTTGGGAAATCACTCCTGAGGCACGGATGTTGGCTGCTGATTTTGGCATGCAACATGGTTTTGAAGGCAGACGAAAAATCAATGGAGTACTTTAG
- the LOC120007031 gene encoding probable 3-beta-hydroxysteroid-Delta(8),Delta(7)-isomerase, translating into MEGSEGGHHPYVPKDLKLPGFVPGFLSWSTILGVFGLSSFLVVSLVWIFSGKSKKSKVDRLIMCWWAFTGLVHIMLEGYFVFSPEFYKEKTANYFAEVWKEYSKGDSRYAGRDAAVVTVEGITAVLEGPASLLAVYAIAKGKSYSYILQFAISLGQLYGTAVYYITSYLQGDNFAASPLYYYGYYIGANFSWIVIPSIIAIRCWRKICAAHQVQGQKKTKIR; encoded by the exons ATGGAGGGAAGTGAAGGTGGGCATCATCCATATGTGCCGAAAGATCTGAAGCTGCCTGGCTTCGTCCCTGGATTCCTCTCTTGGTCTACAATCCTCGGCGTATTCGGACTATCTTCCTTCCTCGTTGTCTCTCTCGTTTGGATCTTCTCTG GGAAGtccaaaaaatcaaaagttgatagACTGATCATGTGCTGGTGGGCTTTCACTGGCCTTGTCCACATAATGCTTGAGGGTTATTTTGTATTCTCTCCAGAATTTTACAAAGAGAAGACTGCTAATTATTTTGCCGAAGTGT GGAAAGAGTACAGCAAAGGTGATTCAAGATATGCAGGCAGGGATGCTGCTGTTGTCACTGTCGAAGGAATCACTGCAGTTTTGGAAGGCCCGGCTAGCCTGCTAGCTGT GTATGCAATTGCTAAAGGAAAATCGTACAGCTATATACTTCAGTTTGCGATTTCTCTGGGGCAGCTCTACGGAACTGCTGTTTATTACATTACTTCCTACTTGCAAGGTGATAACTTTGCTGCAAGCCCACTTTACTACTATGGGTATTATATTGGAGCAAATTTCTCTTGGATTGTGATACCCTCAATTATTGCTATCCGGTGTTGGAGGAAGATTTGTGCAGCACATCAAGTGCAAGGCCAGAAGAAGACCAAAATTCGCTGA
- the LOC120007153 gene encoding protein SRC2 homolog: MEHMSFELKVISCRDIKTFNFFQKLSVSAVASILHEDQKKKKKKEQQSYLQRHKTPVDRDGGRNPEWNHTMQIDLKEIPLNDSCIFSHLYLLFQICCEGIAFGSRNIGEVRVPFKDLIDEFDGNIRYVSYLIRTKDREPNGLLNFSYKVNGKTKERGTDKYLVPGKVHHPSVGVLRKQQSCLFPEKTHYPWVNVLHKQSSDICYPSLADIHPPSPSPATTSPDCSEKSSSPAFPLNIENSAA; the protein is encoded by the coding sequence ATGGAGCATATGTCTTTTGAGCTAAAAGTGATTTCTTGCAGAGATATTAAGACCTTCAATTTCTTCCAGAAGCTGTCAGTCTCTGCTGTTGCATCCATTCTTCATGAagaccagaagaagaagaagaagaaggaacagCAGTCATACCTGCAGCGACACAAGACGCCAGTCGACAGAGATGGAGGCAGGAACCCGGAGTGGAATCACACGATGCAGATTGATCTCAAAGAAATTCCACTTAATGATTCTTGCATTTTCAGTCATCTATATCTTCTATTCCAAATTTGCTGCGAGGGTATTGCTTTTGGTAGCAGAAACATTGGTGAAGTTCGTGTTCCGTTCAAGGACTTGATCGATGAGTTCGATGGGAATATCAGGTATGTGAGTTACCTGATCAGAACAAAGGATAGGGAGCCTAATGGGCTCTTGAATTTCTCTTATAAAGTAAACGGGAAGACAAAGGAAAGAGGGACTGATAAGTATTTGGTGCCAGGGAAAGTTCATCATCCATCAGTGGGTGTTCTGCGTAAACAACAATCTTGTTTGTTTCCCGAGAAAACTCATTACCCTTGGGTGAATGTTCTTCACAAACAGTCATCAGATATTTGTTATCCTTCACTGGCTGATATTCACCCTCCGTCGCCATCTCCTGCCACTACTTCTCCCGACTGCTCTGAAAAATCGTCATCCCCTGCTTTTCCTCTGAATATTGAGAATTCTGCAGCATGA
- the LOC120006935 gene encoding DNA replication licensing factor MCM2 → MASRDPPSSPNSPSSPGFSTDRLPFDTSQPSDDDEAAVDPNVIGDDQDVPEEEEEGEDLFNDNFYDDYRQMGEQDQYESAGLDDSLVDEMDYGEHVAAKNAAEMELDARDGRTSNRKLPQLLHDPDDDDDYRPSKRSRALPNSLSSYDDTDGAQSSPGRSQPGHSRDDVPMTDQTDDYPYEDDDPEGEFEMYRVQGTLREWVTRDEVRRFISKKFKEFLLTYVNSRNEHGNFEYVQQINEMVSANKCSLEIDYKQFIYVHPNIAIWLADAPQSVLEVMEEVGRNVVFDLHPNYKNIHQKIYVRITNLPVYDQIRNIRQIHLNTMIRIGGVVTRRSGVFPQLQQVKYDCNKCGAVLGPFFQNSYSEVKVGSCPECQSKGPFTVNIEQTIYRNYQKLTLQESPGIVPAGRLPRHKEVILLNDLIDCARPGEEIEVTGVYTNNFDLSLNTKNGFPVFATVIEANYVTKKQDLFSAYKLTQEDKEEIEKLAKDPRIGERIVKSIAPSIYGHEDIKTAITLAMFGGQEKNVEGKHRLRGDINVLLLGDPGTAKSQFLKYVEKTGQRAVYTTGKGASAVGLTAAVHKDPVTREWTLEGGALVLADKGICLIDEFDKMNDQDRVSIHEAMEQQSISISKAGIVTSLQARCSVIAAANPIGGRYDSSKTLSQNVELTDPIISRFDILCVVKDMVDPVTDEMLARFVVDSHFKSQAKGSNMEDVPLSESPEDIQTSARPVDPEILSQDLLKKYLTYAKMNVFPKLHDSNMDKLTHVYAELRRESSHGQGVPIAVRHIESMIRMSEAHARMHLRQHVTQEDVDMAIRVLLDSFISTQKFGVQKALQKSFRKYITLKKDYNRLLLNLLRELVKNALHFEEIVSGSVSGLTHIDVKVEDLQAKGQEHDIYDLKPFFSSTDFSVANFQLDEERGMIRHRLSR, encoded by the exons ATGGCATCAAGAGATCCGCCGTCGAGCCCAAATTCGCCTTCATCGCCGGGGTTCAGCACGGACAGGCTTCCGTTCGACACCAGTCAACCCTCCGATGACGATGAGGCAGCCGTTGATCCCAACGTTATCGGAGACGATCAGGACGTTCccgaggaggaagaggaaggagaagatCTTTTCAATGACAATTTTTACGA CGACTATCGGCAAATGGGGGAGCAAGACCAGTACGAGTCGGCTGGATTGGATGACTCGCTGGTAGACGAGATGGATTACGGTGAACACGTGGCCGCTAAAAATGCTGCAGAGATGGAGCTGGACGCCCGCGATGGTCGCACCAGTAACCGCAAGCTTCCACAGCTCCTCCATGACCCAG atgatgatgatgactacAGGCCTTCAAAGAGGTCTAGAGCTCTTCCGAATTCATTATCTAGCTACGATGACACTGACGGTGCGCAAAGTTCGCCAGGTAGATCTCAGCCTGGACACTCAAGAGATGATGTACCAATGACTGATCAAACGGATGATTATCCATATGAG GACGATGATCCTGAGGGAGAGTTTGAGATGTATCGTGTCCAAGGAACTTTGAGAGAGTGGGTTACTAGAGATGAAGTGCGCCGCTTCATCAGCAAAAAGTTCAAGGAATTCTTGCTGACCTATGTGAATTCAAGGAATGAACATGGCAATTTTGAATATGTGCAGCAGATAAATGAGATGGTATCAG CTAACAAGTGTAGCTTGGAGATAGACTACAAACAGTTTATCTATGTTCATCCCAACATCGCCATCTGGCTGGCTGATGCACCTCAATCTGTCCTAGAAGTCATGGAAGAAGTTGGCAGAAATGTTGTCTTTGATCTACATCCAAACTACAAAAATATCCATCAAAAGATATATGTTCGCATTACCAACTTACCAGTTTATGATCAGATTCGAAACATAAG GCAGATCCACTTGAACACTATGATCCGTATTGGGGGTGTTGTTACTAGACGTTCTGGGGTCTTCCCCCAGTTGCAACAGGTCAAATATGATTGCAACAAGTGTGGTGCAGTCTTGGGgccattttttcaaaattcttaTTCAGAAGTTAAAGTTGGTTCTTGCCCTGAATGCCAATCCAAAGGACCATTTACCGTTAACATCGAGCAG ACAATATACAGGAACTACCAGAAACTTACTCTCCAGGAGAGTCCAGGAATTGTGCCGGCAGGTCGGCTTCCAAGACACAAGGAAGTGATACTATTGAATGATCTGATTGATTGTGCTCGCCCTGGGGAAGAGATT GAGGTTACTGGTGTGTATACGAATAACTTTGACTTGTCTCTAAACACAAAGAATGGATTCCCAGTTTTTGCCACTGTAATTGAAGCAAACTATGTCACAAAGAAGCAGGATCTTTTTTCTGCTTACAAACTTACCCAGgaagataaagaagaaataGAGAAGCTGGCTAAAGACCCCCGAATAGGGGAAAGG ATTGTCAAGTCCATTGCACCATCTATCTACGGCCATGAGGACATTAAAACTGCAATAACTCTTGCCATGTTTGGAGGCCAAGAGAAAAATGTTGAGGGGAAGCACCGTCTCCGCGGGGATATTAATGTACTTCTCCTAGGTGATCCAGGCACAGCAAAATCACAATTTCTTAA GTATGTTGAAAAGACTGGGCAGAGGGCTGTGTATACAACTGGAAAGGGGGCTTCTGCTGTAGGTCTTACAGCTGCAGTGCACAAGGACCCAGTCACAAGGGAGTGGACACTTGAAGGAGGGGCCCTTGTGCTAGCTGATAAGGGGATCTGTCTTATTGATGAGTTTGACAAGATGAATGATCAGGACAG GGTGAGTATTCATGAAGCAATGGAGCAACAAAGCATTAGCATTTCAAAGGCTGGGATTGTCACATCTCTCCAGGCTCGCTGCTCTGTTATTGCTGCTGCCAACCCAATTGGTGGAAG GTATGACTCCTCAAAAACATTATCGCAAAACGTCGAGTTGACTGATCCAATTATTTCTCGTTTTGACATCCTTTGTGTGGTTAAG GATATGGTCGATCCTGTAACAGATGAAATGCTCGCAAGATTTGTAGTTGATAGCCATTTCAAGTCGCAAGCCAAGGGTTCTAACATGGAGGATGTACCTTTGAGTGAATCCCCTGAAGATATCCAAACTTCTGCCAGGCCAGTTGATCCAGAG ATTCTTTCCCAAGATTTGTTAAAGAAATACCTAACTTATGCCAAGATGAATGTATTCCCAAAGTTGCACGATAGCAATATGGACAAGCTTACACATGTCTATGCTGAACTTCGAAGAGAGTCTTCA CATGGACAAGGGGTCCCTATAGCAGTGAGGCACATAGAATCAATGATACGAATGTCTGAAGCCCATGCCAGAATGCACCTCAGACAGCATGTCACTCAAGAAGATGTGGACATGGCAATTCGTGTCCTGTTGGATTCGTTTATATCAACACAAAAATTTGGGGTGCAGAAGGCTCTGCAAAAG AGCTTCAGAAAGTATATTACTCTCAAGAAGGATTACAACAGACTCCTCCTCAACCTTCTGCGCGAACTAGTTAAGAATGCATTGCACTTCGAAGAAATAGTTTCTGGCTCTGTTTCTGGGCTTACTCACATTGATGTGAAAGTAGAGGACCTCCAGGCCAAG GGTCAAGAGCACGATATTTATGATCTAAAGCCCTTCTTTTCGAGCACTGATTTTTCCGTGGCCAATTTTCAGTTGGATGAAGAACGTGGAATGATTAGGCATCGCCTCTCGAGATGA
- the LOC120007074 gene encoding uncharacterized protein LOC120007074, translating into MGIKLFSLQRAPWTCFQLMTNHVACGQIQPEPPAAARTIKLIDSNGSVKIYTRPIPASELMIQFPTHLICRSDSFYVGQKIPALAESDLLQLGHNYFLLPTQFFQSVLSFVNIAAFASAKTTPHQPFRNALMKKAATCRPFDIQKSPSGCLRIRVTDEFISQLMEEGNVVENGDVCEEEEETTTKNGVCSTPQLKKDYKQLVRSRQWRPKLETIRENKEKRKLSSFGMKRRKKSQAKISQKTQQQRSEHHVTSGSSKTCKDASLKGKIKIIRSKKQ; encoded by the coding sequence ATGGGTATCAAGCTTTTCAGTCTACAAAGGGCCCCGTGGACCTGTTTTCAGCTTATGACCAACCACGTCGCGTGCGGCCAAATCCAGCCAGAGCCACCGGCTGCGGCGAGGACAATCAAGCTAATCGATTCAAACGGGTCGGTCAAGATCTACACCCGACCCATTCCAGCGTCGGAGCTTATGATCCAGTTCCCTACACACTTAATTTGCCGCTCTGACTCGTTCTACGTCGGTCAAAAAATACCGGCTCTAGCCGAGTCTGACCTGCTCCAACTCGGTCACAACTACTTTCTTCTCCCCACCCAATTCTTCCAGTCCGTGTTGTCTTTCGTCAACATTGCCGCCTTCGCTTCTGCTAAGACGACTCCGCATCAGCCTTTCCGAAACGCGTTGATGAAAAAGGCCGCGACTTGTAGACCGTTCGATATACAGAAATCGCCTTCCGGGTGTTTGAGAATACGCGTGACTGACGAGTTTATATCGCAATTGATGGAGGAAGGGAATGTGGTGGAGAATGGCGAtgtttgtgaagaagaagaagagacgaCGACGAAGAATGGAGTGTGTAGTACTCCACAGTTGAAGAAGGATTATAAGCAGCTTGTTCGTTCTCGGCAATGGAGGCCGAAGCTTGAGACGATCAGAGAGAACAAGGAGAAGAGAAAGTTGTCGTCTTTTGGGATGAAGAGAAGGAAGAAATCACAAGCCAAAATCAGTCAGAAGACCCAACAACAGAGATCAGAACATCACGTAACATCTGGTAGTAGTAAAACATGTAAAGACGCCTCTTTGAAGGGCAAAATCAAGATTATTAGATCAAAGAAGCAGTGA
- the LOC120007615 gene encoding uncharacterized protein LOC120007615, protein MGKWWKIAAVVAVAAIGRELSKRYGLEKDDAIKFFGEWSDRLGVWAIPVYVAIHTVTLALCLPYAIFFEAAASLLFGFFPAVLCVFSAKILGASLSFWIGRLVFKCSGSAREWIKRNKYFHILSTGVERDGWKFVLLARFSPVPSYVINYALSATNVLFLLDFFLPTVIGCVPMILQNTSLGSLAGAAVASASGSQKSRLQSYIFPLIGIVSSILISLRIKQYSTGIMVTESVPGDSSDVKDSSQTHSVTEEEKGHEKKQRVH, encoded by the exons ATGGGGAAATGGTGGAAGATAGCAGCAGTGGTGGCAGTGGCGGCGATAGGGAGGGAATTGAGCAAGCGATACGGATTGGAGAAAGACGATGCTATCAAGTTCTTTGGAGAATGGTCGGATCGGCTCGGTGTTTGGGCGATCCCTGTGTACGTTGCCATCCACACTGTCACTCTTGCTCTCTGCCTTCCTTACGCCATTTTCTTTGAGGCTGCTGCTTCTCTCCTCTTCGGATTCTTCCCCGCCGTCCTCTGCGTCTTCTCCGCTAAAATCCTTGGAGCCTCTCTCTCCTTCTGGATCGGCAG GCTGGTCTTCAAGTGTTCAGGCTCAGCAAGGGAGTGgatcaaaagaaacaaatactTCCACATACTTTCCACAGGGGTCGAAAGAGATGGTTGGAAATTTGTCCTCCTTGCACGCTTCTCACCCGTGCCCTCCTACGTCATAAACTATGCCCTATCTGCAACAAACGTACTATTTTTGTTGGATTTCTTTCTTCCTACAGTAATTGGCTGCGTGCCAATGATTTTACAGAATACATCCCTTGGCAGCCTTGCTGGTGCTGCAGTTGCTTCGGCGTCTGGCTCTCAGAAGTCTAGGCTCCAGTCTTACATATTTCCCCTGATTGGAATTGTATCAAGCATTCTTATTTCTTTAAGAATCAAACAATATTCTACTGGCATCATGGTAACTGAATCCGTTCCTGGTGATTCTAGTGACGTAAAGGACTCATCTCAAACCCATTCTGTCACAGAGGAAGAGAAGGGCCATGAGAAAAAACAACGAGTTCATTAA
- the LOC120007614 gene encoding probable xyloglucan endotransglucosylase/hydrolase protein B, with protein MAYLRWILFLGLLFMVSETMGAPPRRPVNVPFGRNYMPTWAFDHIKYFNGGSDIQLHLDKYTGTGFQSKGSYLFGHFSMQIKLVPGDSAGTVTAFYLSSQNSEHDEIDFEFLGNRSGQPYILQTNVFTGGKGDREHRIYLWFDPTKAYHSYSVLWNMYQIVFFVDDIPIRVFKNCKDLGVKFPFNQPMKIYSSLWNADDWATRGGLEKTDWSKAPFIAAYKSFHIDGCEASVQAKFCATQGKRWWDQKEFQDLDGYQYRRLKWVRSKFTIYNYCADRVRFPAIPPECKRDGDI; from the exons ATGGCTTATTTAAGGTGGATTCTGTTTCTGGGTCTGCTGTTTATGGTGTCTGAAACAATGGGGGCTCCGCCTAGAAGGCCTGTGAATGTGCCGTTCGGAAGGAACTATATGCCTACATGGGCTTTTGACCACATCAAGTACTTCAATGGAGGCTCTGATATCCAGCTCCACTTGGATAAATACACTG GTACTGGATTCCAATCCAAAGGTTCTTACTTGTTTGGCCACTTCAGTATGCAAATCAAGCTGGTCCCAGGCGATTCTGCAGGAACAGTAACTGCATTTTAT TTATCTTCTCAAAACTCAGAGCATGATGAGATAGACTTTGAGTTCTTGGGGAACAGGAGTGGTCAGCCATACATTTTACAGACCAATGTGTTCACTGGAGGAAAAGGAGACAGAGAGCACAGAATCTATCTCTGGTTTGATCCAACCAAAGCTTACCACTCCTACTCTGTTCTCTGGAACATGTACCAGATTGT GTTCTTTGTGGATGACATACCAATTAGAGTATTCAAGAACTGCAAGGACTTGGGGGTGAAATTCCCATTCAACCAACCGATGAAGATCTACTCGAGCTTATGGAATGCCGATGATTGGGCCACAAGGGGTGGGCTCGAGAAGACTGACTGGTCCAAGGCTCCATTCATTGCAGCCTACAAGAGCTTCCACATTGATGGGTGCGAGGCCTCTGTTCAAGCCAAGTTCTGCGCCACCCAAGGCAAGCGTTGGTGGGACCAGAAGGAGTTCCAAGACCTTGATGGGTACCAGTACAGGAGGCTCAAGTGGGTCCGCTCCAAGTTCACCATTTACAACTACTGCGCCGATCGGGTTCGGTTCCCTGCTATTCCACCGGAGTGCAAGAGAGACGGTGATATATAA